In Lewinellaceae bacterium, the genomic stretch TAGCTACGAAAGGATACATGTACATGAAAGGTATGCAGGATGCAGGCATGCTGGCATGTGCCAAACATTTTCCAGGACATGGTGATACGGATGTGGATTCGCACCAGGACCTGCCGGTCATCCGGCATTCTATGCAGCACCTGGACAGTATTGAACTGTATCCGTTCAAATCACTGATCCAGCATGGTGTCGGCGGTGTGATGGTTGCCCATTTGTCCGTTCCTGCCATTGACCCGCGACCAAACGTACCGACCACGTTATCCCATGCAGCTATAACCGGGTTATTAAAGGACAAATTGCATTTCAAGGGACTGGTATTTACCGATGCCCTGGAGATGAAGGGAGTCACCAAATACTACCAACCGGGTGAAGTAGCCGTAGAAGCCTTCCTGGCCGGCGATGATATGCTCGTTTTACCGGAAAACATGGAAGAAGCCATGCAGGCGTTCCGGGACGCCTTGGCCAGCGGCAAGATAACCTGGGCCATGATAGAAGCACGTGTCAAACACCTGCTGGAAGCCAAATACCAGTTGGGTATGACGGAATACAAGCCCATAGATCTTAAAAACATCGATGAAGATATCAACAACAATCAGGCACTGGCTCTGAAGCAACGGTTGTATGAAAATGCCATTACGCTGGTCAGCAATGCCCAGCAACGTATCCCGGTTCAGGATATCGCCGACCTGCAGGTAGCCACCGTTGCGATCGGCAGCAATACCCGGACACCCTTTCAGAAAAGAGTAGAAGATTATGTGATCTCCACCCATTTCCAGGCAGATTTTGACCTCATAGGGAGTAAATCTGCTGAGTTCATGAAAGGCTTGGAGGGCAAGGACCTGGTGATCATCAGCCTGGTCGGGATGAGTAAATACAAGAAAGATCAATTCGGAATTTCAGATGAGGCTCTTTCATTTATCGAGCAGGTACGGACCAAATACCCGGTCATCCTGACCGTCTTTGGCAATCCTTACAGCCTCGAATATTTCACCAGGATACCCAATCTGATTTGCGCTTACGAAGACGATCCCATCGCACAGGATGTGACTGCTCAGGCCCTGTTCGGTGCGCTGCCATTCAAAGGCAGATTGCCGGTCACAGCCGGAAAATCGTTTCCCTACAGTACGGGTATCGAAACGGCAAGCCTGGAGCGGCTGGGTTATGCCCTGCCTGAACGGGTCGGCATGTGTTCCGACTCCCTGCGTATGGTTGATGCACTGGTATCCCACCTGATACGTCAGCACGCCGCACCCGGCTGTCAGGTCCTGATCGCCAAGGATAACAAGATCATTTACGAAAAAGCCTTTGGCAAACACACCTATGACCAGGGCCCTAATGTCCAGCTTACAGATCTTTATGACGTAGCCTCCATTACCAAAGTGGCAGCGACCACTATGGCTGTCATGAAACTCTATGAACTGGGAGAAATTCACCTTAATGAAACGCTGGCAGAGGCGCTGCCCGAGCTGAAGGAAACGAATAAATCGGACATGAAGATCGAAGAAGTTATGGCTCACCATAGCGGACTGATCGGCTGGATCCCATTTTACCGGCAGACGACCATTGGAAGCAAGAAATCGGCCAAACCGGATCCACAATTTTACCGGAACACTGCTTCACGCGTATATAGCGTGCCGGTAGCTCAGGACCTGTACATGAAAGAAAGTTATGAAGATTCCATCTGGCAAAAGATTTACGATTCGGACCTGAGATCCACTAAGAACTACCGCTATTCCGATCTGGGGTTTTATCTGATGGCAAAAGTCGTCCAGCGAACTTCCCAGGTGCCTCTGGACAAGTTTGTTGATTCTTTGTTTTATCATCCGATGGGATTACGGCACACCGCTTTCAATCCTTACCGGGTATTCCTGAAGAAGCAGATCGTTCCGACCGAAGAAGACCACTATTTCCGCAATCAAATGGTCCAGGGCTATGTCCAGGATCTGGGAGCTGCAATGCTGGGTGGCGTCAGTGGTCATGCCGGATTATTTACCAATGCGGAAGATCTGGCCTCAATAATGCAGATGTTGCTCAATGGAGGCACCTACGGGGGTAAAAAATATTTAAAGGAGGAAACCATCAAGCGTTTTACCACCAGATTTACCGGATCCTCTCGGCGCGGCATCGGATTTGACATGAAAGAGCTGGATATCCACAAACCCGCAAACATGGCATCCAAGGCCAGCTATGCTACGTTTGGCCATACAGGCTTTACCGGCACCTGCGTGTGGGCAGACCCGGAGTTGAACCTCATCTTTGTTTTCCTTTCCAACCGGACCTACCCCAACTCAAACGTCAACCTGCTCAACCGAGAAAATTACCGCGAGCGCATCCATGAAGTCATCTATGGGGCCATTGATCATTAAGTACTTCAAAGGGCTATCCACTGATCGGTAATTGATTAGTTTAGTGCCATGAATCTGGCTTTCCATATTGCCAAGAGGTACCTGGTCGGGAAAAGGACGACCCAAGCGATCAACCTGATAACCGGGATATCGATGATCGGCATTACGGTCGGCACCTGTGCTCTGATTCTTATCCTCAGCGTTTTTAATGGATTTCAGGGACTTATATACCAATTGTTCAATTCATTCAACCCGGACCTCAAGGTAACTCCGGTCAACGGCAAAATATTTGTTCCGGATCCGGACACGCTGGCTACCATACGATCAATGGATGGCGTCCTCTATGTTTCGGAAACATTGGAGGAAACCGCCTTGTTTGAATATAAAAAAGCTTCCGATGCCGGCATGCTCAAAGGTGTGGATACCTTCTATCACCATGTGACGCTCATTGACTCGGTACTGATCCAGGGCGTGGACCGACTGAACGACACCATGGGCAATTATGCCATTCTCGGATCCGGGATGGAATCAGCTATCGGTGCCAATATCCAGGACGCATTCAATCCCATCACGGTGTACATGCCCCGCAAAACGCGATCATCGCTGGACCGCTCCTTTGAGACCAAGTTCATTTATCCGTCCGGGATATTTTCATTACAGCAGGATTACGACAAAGAGCTCGTCATCGCTCCTTTGCCACTGGTTCGTGGATTATTGGGTTTTAACCAGGAGGTATCATCCCTGGAAATACGACTGGATCCCCGGGTGAACCCTCAGGAAACCCAAATCCGGATCGAGACATTGCTGGGAGGACGTTTCCGGGTACAGAATAAACTGGAACAGCAGTCATCATTTCTCCGGCTCATGAATATTGAGAAATGGGTTGCATTTGCCATTCTTTCCCTGGCCATGTTGCTGGTAGTGGTCAATTTGATCGGTGCCTTATGGATGATCGTGCTGGATAAGAAACAGGATATAGCCCAGTTGAAGGCGATGGGAGCTCCCAGCCGGCTGATACGCGATATCTTTTTATACCTCGGGTTCCTGCTTGGTGGTATCGGGTTGCTTGTAGGATTCATTCTGGCACTCATCATCTATGGCCTGCAGATTCGCTACAAGTTGCTGTCCATGGGAGAGGGATTTATCGTTGATGCCTATCCCATTAAGATCATGGCTATTGATTTCATAGCCACGACAGTGATCGTAATGGTGGTGGTGGGGCTGGCCTCTATTCTTCCGGCTCTACGGGCGGATAAGGTAGGAGCCTATCTTCGCGAAGAGTGATATATTTGCCGAAATTTTCACTGATGGAAGATTGGGAATTGGATTTTAGATGGTTGCGGCTCCGGCATTTTGTGAAGGACCGTTTTAAAAAGAATGAACTTCCTGATCTCAATGCGTTGTTGTTCCTAATTGGAATTCAGGAACTTGGTCAGCTCAGGACCAAATTCACCAAAGAAGAGAAACAGGATTTGATGCATATTGCAGTATGCAGGTTGCTCAGCACCGACGGATATTATACCTTTGACGGGCTCGATACGGAAGGGTGGCCACATTGGGTGCGAACCAAACAACTTCCTTATCAGGGAGTAGCTGAACAGGCTGCGTATCTCAAGGAAAAGGTTATCAGCTATTTTGCAGACATTTTTGAAGAAGAATAATCAGAATATGAGAGCGTTGATTCGTTTATTTTTTGGAGCTCTGATCGTGATGAGCTTTACCCATTGTCAATCCGGAGGCAAAGATGTGCCTTTCGAAATTGAAACCCCATACGGAACGATGAAGGGTGTCCTCTACAAGGAAACACCGAAACATCAGGCTAACTTCATTAAGCTTGCCAAACAAGGATATTATGATGGACTGTTGTTCCACCGGGTTATTCAGGGATTTATGATCCAGGGAGGTGATCCGAATTCATCCACCGCACAGCCTGGCCAAATGTTGGGTGACGGTGGTCCCGGATATGTCATCGATGCTGAGATCGGGCTACCACACTTCAAAGGAGCGTTGGCTGCGGCAAGGCAGGGTGATCAGGTAAATCCGGAAAAGAAATCTTCCGGCTCCCAGTTTTACATCGTTCAGGGGCAGAAATTTGAAGAAGGATTTTTGGATCAGATGGCCCAGCAGAAGGGAATCACCTATACGCCTGAACAGCGTAAACGCTATATGGAAGTTGGTGGTTATCCGCCTCTGGACAATGATTATACAGTGTTTGGCGCCATTACGGAAGGACTGGATATTATTGATTCCATAGCGGCCGTGGCCACCGACCAAAATAACCGGCCGACTGAAAACATTACTATGAAGATTCGTATCTTGAATTGATGCAGACCATGACGAAATACGCAGCATTTATTGCGATCATCGGATTTGGCCTGTTATCCTGTGGTCGTCCGATCGCACGGTTTACCTATCAGGAGACGTCCCGTCAGGCGCCGGACACCGTACATTTTGATAATCAATCGGAGAAGGCGGAGACTTACGAATGGGATTTCGGCGACGGGAATCATTCGACAGTGGCCGACCCCGTAAACCGGTACATCCATTCCGGTAATTATGTCGTTCGGTTGACGGCTGCAAAAGGAAAGAAAAAACGCATAATGGAAAAAAGAATACAGATCAGCCCACCGGACAAATGCCTGGTTGAGATCGAGACCCGCTTTGGAAATATGCTGGTAGAACTTTATGATGAGACGCCCCAGCACCGCGATAACTTTCTCAAACTTACCGAGGAAGGATATTTTGACGGATTGTTGTTTCACCGGGTTATCGATGGTTTCATGATCCAGGGCGGAGACCCGGAATCCCGTGACGCACCATCCGGAAAAGCTCTTGGTATGGGCGGTCCTGGTTATCAGGTGCCTGCAGAGTTCAATCCCAAATACATCCACGTCAAAGGTGCACTGGCAGCCGCCAGGCAGGGTGACCAGGTAAATCCGGAGAAGAAATCCTCCGGCTCCCAGTTTTACATCGTCCAGGGCAAGCCGGTCAGCGAGAGTAATCTCCAACTCACAGAAGCACGCAATGGGATCCAATACACCCCTGAACAGAAGGAAGAATACATGACCATCGGAGGCACACCATTCCTGGATCAGGGATATACGGTATTTGGCCAGGTCATTGACGGCCTTAATGTCATTGACTCTATCGCAACGGTACGCACCGATAGCCGCGACCGTCCGATGGAAGACGTGGCGATGAAAATTCGCGTGATCAAATGAAACATGCTGAAATCCTGGGTATCGACATCGGAGCTACCGGCATCAAAGGTGCCCCGGTCGATATCATGAAAGGAGAGCTGACAGCTGCAAGGTATAAACTGGATACTCCGTCATCCGGCAAGCCTAAAGATGTCGCTAAAGTGGTGGCAGAGCTCGTTGATAAGTTTGGCTGGACCGGCCCGATAGGATTTGGGTTTCCGGGTGTGATCCAGCATGGGGTTGCCAAGACCTCCGCAAACCTGGATAATGACTTCATCGGCGTTAACTTACGTGAGCTCTTTCACGAAACTCTGGGGCTCCCTACTTACGTGGCTAATGATGCTGATGTGGCGGGGATGGCAGAGATTGCTCACGGCAGGGGACGTGGCGTGATGGGCACGGTACTGATGATCACGATCGGTACAGGTCTCGGATCTGCATTGTTCCGTGATGGCGTCCTGATTCCCAATACCGAATTTGGCCATTTGTTGTATAAAAAGAGTGTTTTTGAACACTATGCCTCCAATCGCGCCCGTAAGGAGAAGAAGATGAGCTGGCTGGAATGGGGTCGGCAATTCACCATTTATCTCAATCATCTGAATCTGTTGCTGTCTCCGGATTTATTCATACTGGGCGGGGGCATCAGTAAAAAATTCGAACAGTGGAAGACCCATATCAAGGTATCGGTACCTATCACAGATGCCTTGCTACGGAATGATGCCGGAATCATCGGGGCCGCCATGTATGCAGCCAGTAAAATTCCTGCCAGCATCTAGTTCCAGCGGATTTGCACGCCTGAACCTTGCCGGACAAGACCGTTACTTACCCGAACTTCAGACAAAAAAAACAGGAAGCGGGATCTCCACTTCCTGTCACAAATTTTTTCTTAACAGTTGGTTCGGTTTATTTCTTATGTTCCTCCAGGTAGTAGCGGAACATACTGCTTACTTCCTTGTCGTGCCGTAGTTCGTCATTAAAACGAAAGACAACTTCATGGTTGGTCACATCTTCCTGTAAGGCAGATTCCAACAGATGAATACCTTCCTTGCGATCGCCTGTCAATAGATGTATGGCGCCCCGGATGTAGGTGAGGTCCGTATCCACGGTGAAGTTTTCTGCTTTATTCAGGGTCTTCATGGCGTTCTCCAGTTGATTGGTGTGTACCAGGAAATCCAGGTATTCAACCCAATTGGAGGTATCCTCGGGCGTGATGCGAATGGCTTCCTTGAAGTGCTTGGAAGCTTTTCTCAGGTTACCGGTTTTCCAGTAGCAGAAGGCCAGTTGCACCTGGTATTCTTCCCGGCTGTCTTCGATATCCGTAGCCCGGGACAGTGCATTCAGTGCATAATGCCACTTTTCTTCATTGATAAAACACAATCCAAGAAAGTAGAAGATCTCGTCATTGAAAGGATCCATTTTGGCGGCCTTCATGAGGATCTTCTTGGCTTTATGATACTGTTTCAGATGGATATGACATTCACTGAGTTGTACCAGGGTTTCTACCTCTACGCCAAATTTGCTGATGATCTCGTGAAAGAGCGAGATGGCTTTGTGGTACTCCTGGATCTGAATGTACAGTTCCACACAGTCGCGGTAAGCTATTTCAAAACGGTCATCGATCAGGAAAGCATATTCCAATGCATTGATCGCCTCCGGATATTCACCCAGGCAGGTGTAGGCATGACCCAGATTATACCAGGCGTGCTGGGAATAGGGATCGATGTCGATCAACTGCCGGTGAAAAACAAGACTTTCTTCGTAGCGCTTGGACAGCTCTACACTGACCCACATTTTTTCCAACGCCTCGATATTCCTTGGGTCCTGAGCTAAGGCTTCTTTCAAAGTGAAGAACATGAAGTCAAAATCTTTCATGTGCTCATAAACATACGCTTCACAGATCAGCAAACGGGTGTGTTGCGGACTGTCAGCGATCACTTTGTAGTCTTGCAGTTGTTGTAACGCGTCTTCGTACTGTTCCTGTTCACACAGGATCAGGGAGCGAAGAATGACAATTTCAATTTCTGTAGGTGCCAATGATTCGGCTTTCCTCAGGATTTGGTTAGCTTCCTCGAGGTCTCCCATCCTTAACAACAACCGTCCTTTTGCCAGGTAAAACTCTACTTGATATTTGTGCTTTCCTATGGCGATCTCAACCACTTCCATGGCTTTCTCCCATTGCTCATCCTGCTCGTAATAGCTGATGATATCAAGTATACGTTCTTCACCCAGAAACCTTATCTCTCCACGGGGATCATTGGACTCGAACTGGTGGACCAATTCGATGATGGCTTCGTTGAGTTTAGTTCGTTGTTCCATTACTGCTTTAGGGATTATAAATATAAAGCGAGGGTAAATATACACAATAACATTTCAAAAAGAGTACGCGTCCGGCGATGTTTTTGTCAGCTAAAAAAGGTATTATCACTTTTTCTAATCTCAATTAATAGCTTGACATATAAATAGATATACATTTAATTTATTTGATTTGTAATACTTACCATTTCTAATTCACTCTACCCCACAGCATAACACATGTACTTATTTTCCTAATTGAAATCAGTTCAGGAGTGTTAAAGTCTAAATTAACACGTAATTGGCAGAATTTAACTTTTTTCAGGTATTCTCAGGATGCTTACCAGGAATACACCGGCGAAAATGAGGGCTCCGGCTACTAATTTATAACCGGTAAGTTTTTCGATACCCAGTCCGGTGGCCAGAATAGCGGCTATAAATGGCTGCAGGTAGATGTATATTCCAACCGTGGAGGAAGGCACAAATTTTAACGCATAGCCATTAAGCAGGTAGGCTAGATAGGTGGTACCCAACAGAACGTAGGCTATCCCCAGCCAGGCGTCCACCGGGATTGAAGCCCAATCCGTTTCCGGAAGGTATGCCATGCCGAATGGGATGACCCAGATGAGGCCCAGGGTAAACACCCATTTGATAACTGTCACGGCCGGGTACCGGTGCATCATTTCTTTGACCAGTACCAGATAGATGCCGTAACTGGTGGCATTGATCAGGATCAGCAGGTCTCCCCAGGATTCGAAGCGGATATTCCAGCTGCCACGGGTGATCAGGAGGATGGCGCCGGCAGCGCCGATCACCATACCGGCTATTTTCAAAGGGGTCAGATGCTCCCGCCGCATAAGGACAGATGTTAGCAGAACAATAATGGGTGAGGAGGTCATGACGATGCTGGCATTGATCGGAGTGGTCGCTTTGAGTCCGGCAAAAAAACAAAGTTGATTGATACCAACTCCAAAAAGGGAAACGAGCAGCAGATAGGGTATCCGGTGTCTCGGCATGCGTTGTGGCACCCACATCAGATCCGTTATCCAGAAGAGAAGTGCGGCAAAAGCAACCCGCAGGAGAATGAAAACGAACGGATGCAGGAACTCGCGGGTCATCACATCCCTGGCGACGATAAAATTACCTCCGTAAATGATCGCTACCGCGATGAGAGCCAGATGAGCCTTAAAATGCGTCTGTTGGTTCATACTGGCCGCAAAGGTACTACGGGAAAAAAATGGGAACCAATAAAAAAGGCCGTCCAGAAAAGGGACGGCCTCCTACTAAACCTTCAAATAGGACAAATTCTAAATTCAATCGTTGCGGTTCCGCACAGCCTGGAGCAGCTTGGCATTAAAGTCCCGTTCGACCACAAATACCATCGCTGCTTTTCGAGCAGGAATACTCTTTTTCAGGTCTGCATAGAGTTTGCGCTTCAATTCCAGCTCCTTGGCGTCATTGTCAAACCATTCTTCGATCATCTGCTCAGCTTCGGTGTCAGAGATTAACGCCAGATCCTGTTTTCGGACCGGCATACGCAATTGACGGGTGGCGTCGCGGTACCGGTTGTATATCGGCCAGAAGACTTGAGATTCCTCGGGGGTGAGTTGCAACTTCTCCGTAAAAAAAGCAATACGGTAAGAGTCGATTCGATCCCCCGCCGCAGCCTTCTGTGCTGCCAGTATTGTAGTCATCAGCATCATGGAACCCAGAAAGATCCATCTTAATTGTTTCATATCAGAAGTAGTTTTAGAGAATATCTTCAATATTTATCGCTTCGTTTTCCAGATAATTCCGGATATCATCCACAGGTATATCCGGTGTATTCAGTTCCTGTACATCATCATTATCCAGCACCTGAGCAAAGTCCTCTTCATCCAGGGCGCCGATTTCCTGTTCCAGATAATGGAGGATGATGTCCGGTGGTGGCACCTCCGCGGCTAATGGGTTAACAGGTGTATTGGATGGGCGCAGCGACCACCAGGCGGCACCGGTCACCAGGATGACTGCGGCGGCGATTTGCACCCATCTTCTACGAACAAGGTGAAGGATACGTGTTGAATGCTTTGGACCGGATGCTGAAGCCACGCGCTGCAGGATATCCTGTTCCAGACCTGAGAAATAACCGGCCGGCACCTCCGGGTGCTGATCAGCCTGCCTCTTTTTCAGATCGGCCAGCAGTGGGCTAATCTGTTCCAGTTCCTTAATGATGTCGGATTTATACTTTGTCATGGCTACAGGCTCGCTTGTTTGATAAAGGATTCAATCTTTTTCACGGCGTGATGATAAGATGCCTTCAGGGCTCCCTCGGAAGTGCCTAATGTAGTGGCCATTTCCTGATAAGGCATTTCATCGTAATACCGCATACAGAAAACCATTTTTTGCTTCTCCGGCAAGGTGTCGATGGCAGCCTTCAACTGCCGGTCGATGGACTCGCCGTCGTAATATGTGCCGTGAGTGGCCATCTGGGCGACCCCGACCGCTGCATCTACATCCAATGTTGGCTGTTTACGCTTTTGAAAAGTCAGCGCCTCGTTTGTTGCTATCCGGTACATCCAGGTATACAGCGAACTTTTACCTTCAAACTGATGTATAGCGCGGTAAACTTTCATAAACGTATTCTGTGTCACATCATTGGCATCGTCGTGATCAGGAACGATCCGCCGTATCTGGTAATAGATCCGCTCCTGATATTTCTGGACCAGTCCCCGGAACCCTCGTTCGATTTGCCCGTCATGGCAGATCATTGTAATAATTTGGTCGTCACTCAGGGTCGTCAACAGATCCTTATTTTAGGGTTAGACATACTTTGCAATGGAAGGTTTAATGGCACGATGTAGTTTTAATTAAAAAGTTTATCCTGGCTGTACGAAGGCATCGATGCGGTCAATATTCAGGATGGTTCCCTCGGAAGTCGGCTCGTACATCAATTCAAACTGGGCACCCCAGACCAGCTCATCGGCCGTGTAGGAATAATTGGAATGAACTTCCTGGGCATACGTTTCATCGAATGCACGCGTGGTGATCATGATCTCGGCATGACTGGCTATCAATTGTTCCCTGGACTTTGCGAATAAGGGGCTGTTTTCATCAATGTAATGCACCAGCGTCCAATTTGCCGGAAACATGATCACCCGGTCCCGGACAAGGTCCAGTGCTGCAAATCGCCTTTTGGCTTGTTCACCTGCTTCCTGGGCAATCCAGGAAATGATCATGTTCGCTTCCACATTAAATAATTTATTACGGCGCAGATTGACCATGCGGAATAACAGCCGGGGCACTTCCTCCTCGTAGTTGACCAGCATATTCCGGCTAAAGCGTATCCGTGTCTGTGGTCTTGAAAACCGGACAAACGACAGACCGGTGAAGATGGAGAAGCTGAACAGACCGAGAAATCCGGACAAGGCTGCCAGCCAGTTGGCTCCGATGCCTTCCGGGCTCAGCACACCATATCCAACTGTCGTAAAGGTCTGTATACTGAAAAAGAATGCCTGACGAAGATTGTTCATGAACGTCCCGGGATGCGTACCCTGGATCTGATCGATCCCGATCCATAGAAAGGCCAGAGCAAGTACCAGATTGATAAAAACGAACATGGTAAAAGCCAGGATAAGAAATCTACCCCACTTCATGTGAACAAGCCAGTGGTATACATCACGGGTCTTTTTACCCTTACGCCGGATGTTGAATGAGCCATCCTTATTGATCAGCCGGTGTTTGTCTCCGGTTACCTTGCTGCTGAAACCAAAGTCATCCCGGTTTTCAGAGCGGACTAAAATGGATCTTTTCATCCTGATGGACATGTGATTGCGTTTAGATGGATCAATTCAATTTGCTTGTAGGTTAGGGTTGTTCGGATTGGTGTGTCAATTCAAGAGTTATTCGGAATTCATGCAACTGTTCTAATGCAAGATTTGGGTTAAATTAGCCAAACTTTAAAGCACGGACAAGATCATGTTTCAGAAGTTAAGCGGGGTGATTTTAAAATGGTGGGGATGGAAGTCATCGGGGTACGATACACGTGCATTAAAAAAAGTTATTTATGCGGTAGCTCCGCACACATCCTATAAAGACTTCTTTCTAGGCGTGCTGGTACGCTCCGAGCGTGGCATCCGGTCCAATTTTATCGGCAAGGACAGCTTGTTCAAACCGCCGTTTGGGTTCATTTTCTACTGGCTGGGAGGCCACCCGGTCGATCGTAGTCAGCACAACAATATGGTACAGGCGATCATAGATGTATTCAATAAAAACGACCATTTTTCACTCGCTGTGGCACCGGAAGGAACCCGTGAGCAGGTCGATAAATTTAAGACCGGATTCTATTATATTGCCAGAGGAGCCGGAGTACCCATCGTGATGGTGCGCATAGATGCGATCCGGAAAGAAATGCAATTTTCCGAGCCTTTCTGGCCCGGTGATAATGCAGAAAAAGATTTAGCGTTCATATACAATCATTTTAAAGGTATTAAAGGTTTTGTGCCTGAAAAGAGCATCCTATGAGTTTTACACCCAAACGCTGGCAAGGGGCAGCTTTTTTGATCCTGCTGGTATTACTTTACCTGGGCAATTCACAAGGCCGTGCA encodes the following:
- a CDS encoding EamA family transporter, which produces MNQQTHFKAHLALIAVAIIYGGNFIVARDVMTREFLHPFVFILLRVAFAALLFWITDLMWVPQRMPRHRIPYLLLVSLFGVGINQLCFFAGLKATTPINASIVMTSSPIIVLLTSVLMRREHLTPLKIAGMVIGAAGAILLITRGSWNIRFESWGDLLILINATSYGIYLVLVKEMMHRYPAVTVIKWVFTLGLIWVIPFGMAYLPETDWASIPVDAWLGIAYVLLGTTYLAYLLNGYALKFVPSSTVGIYIYLQPFIAAILATGLGIEKLTGYKLVAGALIFAGVFLVSILRIPEKS
- a CDS encoding peptidylprolyl isomerase, yielding MQTMTKYAAFIAIIGFGLLSCGRPIARFTYQETSRQAPDTVHFDNQSEKAETYEWDFGDGNHSTVADPVNRYIHSGNYVVRLTAAKGKKKRIMEKRIQISPPDKCLVEIETRFGNMLVELYDETPQHRDNFLKLTEEGYFDGLLFHRVIDGFMIQGGDPESRDAPSGKALGMGGPGYQVPAEFNPKYIHVKGALAAARQGDQVNPEKKSSGSQFYIVQGKPVSESNLQLTEARNGIQYTPEQKEEYMTIGGTPFLDQGYTVFGQVIDGLNVIDSIATVRTDSRDRPMEDVAMKIRVIK
- a CDS encoding ROK family protein, with amino-acid sequence MKHAEILGIDIGATGIKGAPVDIMKGELTAARYKLDTPSSGKPKDVAKVVAELVDKFGWTGPIGFGFPGVIQHGVAKTSANLDNDFIGVNLRELFHETLGLPTYVANDADVAGMAEIAHGRGRGVMGTVLMITIGTGLGSALFRDGVLIPNTEFGHLLYKKSVFEHYASNRARKEKKMSWLEWGRQFTIYLNHLNLLLSPDLFILGGGISKKFEQWKTHIKVSVPITDALLRNDAGIIGAAMYAASKIPASI
- a CDS encoding sigma-70 family RNA polymerase sigma factor; this translates as MICHDGQIERGFRGLVQKYQERIYYQIRRIVPDHDDANDVTQNTFMKVYRAIHQFEGKSSLYTWMYRIATNEALTFQKRKQPTLDVDAAVGVAQMATHGTYYDGESIDRQLKAAIDTLPEKQKMVFCMRYYDEMPYQEMATTLGTSEGALKASYHHAVKKIESFIKQASL
- a CDS encoding serine hydrolase — encoded protein: MLTGIFMFLSVLLFGQDAAMEQWVNARYAQMSETERLGQLFMIRAHSNLGPDHVKSVEDQIRKYQVGGLCFFQGDAPKQAALTNQYQGMSKVPMFISMDAEWGLGMRFKEKAISFPHQLTLGAIQENWLIYDMGKEIAKEMLRIGAQVNFAPVVDVNNNAANPVINDRSFGEDRYNVATKGYMYMKGMQDAGMLACAKHFPGHGDTDVDSHQDLPVIRHSMQHLDSIELYPFKSLIQHGVGGVMVAHLSVPAIDPRPNVPTTLSHAAITGLLKDKLHFKGLVFTDALEMKGVTKYYQPGEVAVEAFLAGDDMLVLPENMEEAMQAFRDALASGKITWAMIEARVKHLLEAKYQLGMTEYKPIDLKNIDEDINNNQALALKQRLYENAITLVSNAQQRIPVQDIADLQVATVAIGSNTRTPFQKRVEDYVISTHFQADFDLIGSKSAEFMKGLEGKDLVIISLVGMSKYKKDQFGISDEALSFIEQVRTKYPVILTVFGNPYSLEYFTRIPNLICAYEDDPIAQDVTAQALFGALPFKGRLPVTAGKSFPYSTGIETASLERLGYALPERVGMCSDSLRMVDALVSHLIRQHAAPGCQVLIAKDNKIIYEKAFGKHTYDQGPNVQLTDLYDVASITKVAATTMAVMKLYELGEIHLNETLAEALPELKETNKSDMKIEEVMAHHSGLIGWIPFYRQTTIGSKKSAKPDPQFYRNTASRVYSVPVAQDLYMKESYEDSIWQKIYDSDLRSTKNYRYSDLGFYLMAKVVQRTSQVPLDKFVDSLFYHPMGLRHTAFNPYRVFLKKQIVPTEEDHYFRNQMVQGYVQDLGAAMLGGVSGHAGLFTNAEDLASIMQMLLNGGTYGGKKYLKEETIKRFTTRFTGSSRRGIGFDMKELDIHKPANMASKASYATFGHTGFTGTCVWADPELNLIFVFLSNRTYPNSNVNLLNRENYRERIHEVIYGAIDH
- a CDS encoding ABC transporter permease, whose protein sequence is MNLAFHIAKRYLVGKRTTQAINLITGISMIGITVGTCALILILSVFNGFQGLIYQLFNSFNPDLKVTPVNGKIFVPDPDTLATIRSMDGVLYVSETLEETALFEYKKASDAGMLKGVDTFYHHVTLIDSVLIQGVDRLNDTMGNYAILGSGMESAIGANIQDAFNPITVYMPRKTRSSLDRSFETKFIYPSGIFSLQQDYDKELVIAPLPLVRGLLGFNQEVSSLEIRLDPRVNPQETQIRIETLLGGRFRVQNKLEQQSSFLRLMNIEKWVAFAILSLAMLLVVVNLIGALWMIVLDKKQDIAQLKAMGAPSRLIRDIFLYLGFLLGGIGLLVGFILALIIYGLQIRYKLLSMGEGFIVDAYPIKIMAIDFIATTVIVMVVVGLASILPALRADKVGAYLREE
- a CDS encoding peptidylprolyl isomerase, translated to MRALIRLFFGALIVMSFTHCQSGGKDVPFEIETPYGTMKGVLYKETPKHQANFIKLAKQGYYDGLLFHRVIQGFMIQGGDPNSSTAQPGQMLGDGGPGYVIDAEIGLPHFKGALAAARQGDQVNPEKKSSGSQFYIVQGQKFEEGFLDQMAQQKGITYTPEQRKRYMEVGGYPPLDNDYTVFGAITEGLDIIDSIAAVATDQNNRPTENITMKIRILN
- a CDS encoding tetratricopeptide repeat protein, with amino-acid sequence MEQRTKLNEAIIELVHQFESNDPRGEIRFLGEERILDIISYYEQDEQWEKAMEVVEIAIGKHKYQVEFYLAKGRLLLRMGDLEEANQILRKAESLAPTEIEIVILRSLILCEQEQYEDALQQLQDYKVIADSPQHTRLLICEAYVYEHMKDFDFMFFTLKEALAQDPRNIEALEKMWVSVELSKRYEESLVFHRQLIDIDPYSQHAWYNLGHAYTCLGEYPEAINALEYAFLIDDRFEIAYRDCVELYIQIQEYHKAISLFHEIISKFGVEVETLVQLSECHIHLKQYHKAKKILMKAAKMDPFNDEIFYFLGLCFINEEKWHYALNALSRATDIEDSREEYQVQLAFCYWKTGNLRKASKHFKEAIRITPEDTSNWVEYLDFLVHTNQLENAMKTLNKAENFTVDTDLTYIRGAIHLLTGDRKEGIHLLESALQEDVTNHEVVFRFNDELRHDKEVSSMFRYYLEEHKK